The Neodiprion lecontei isolate iyNeoLeco1 chromosome 6, iyNeoLeco1.1, whole genome shotgun sequence sequence tacgaaacatGAAAATTTCGGATAGAACGAAACCCGAcgttcaaagttccgaaaggacAAAATTCTGAGAGGGCATAACTTCGAAAAGTCAgagttccgaaagtgcaaaaataagaaactttaaatatctgaaaattgaaattccaaatcatccaagattttcaattctgtgAATATTTgtcttggtgaaatttcaccactttggtctttctttgttttcggttttcgatatttttacgttcggaatcctggtcgtTTTGGATTTAGGTTTTTCTGTTGGATAAACTATGCTGTCCGATTGTATTTTAACTTTCGGAGTTTTACTCTAccgaaacttgaattttcggaatcttgcatttcggaattttgaaCCACCGGGTTTCCTCAGCTTCTGCTGTTTATAAAACGCACAATTTATTACACCGCTACTAATCAGACAATTGAACTAATTTCAAACACTGGTATTTTAAACTACcgattaattattacaatatccCAGGTGgcatttaaatttattattcagcAGAAACAATCGTGTAATACCTTCAATTCGgagattgtttttcgaaacTGGGGTAGTAGATACGACGGTGGGACGTTCAATGTAAGAGAGTCCATTCTGGTGGCGTGTATCGATCTTTCAGGACGTCTCTCGtgcatataggtatacagAGGTCCTTATACCTCTATATAGAGCAGGAGCTCTGGCGTCAGCCTCGTTGACGCCGACGTTGTTTGTCCGGCTGCCCTCGTCTTCGCGAAAAACTACCCTTGATGATAAATCGATGCTGTTCCAGTTTCTCGCGATTTCCCGTACAACCGAGTAAAATAAGCTACCGGTTGGATAATGTTCTGTGCACCTATGCATCGTTGTAGGACACACGCTTAACGTGTCTTTTTTGGTATTCGCAAATTGATTTTCGATATCGTTGTAAGGCCTTCCGTTTTGCTCCGTTACTTCTCACGCCACTTGTCAAGCGTTTAATCAAGTCCCGGGACAAGTTAACGTCACGTCACGTTTGCCGACGTCGACATTGCAGCTCGCGTGCATCGCGTGCGCAGTTTCGAACGTGAGCATCGAGACGTGATCCAGAAATCCTTATTCATGCCCGATTTAAAGTTTAGAGATTACGAGCTAATCgctcgatcatttttttcctcgactCTCGAATCAGTCTTGAAGCGAAGTTACACTTGTTTGAATTCGAACACTTCTCCTTCTAGAAAGTACCGTTAAAGACTTTCGGATATTCTCTTATACGATCCATGTACAGGCGACTGAAACTAGATGAATTAGTCACAGGAGAATGTCAAACGCCAGACTTTAGCCATACTCTAGTCATTGTCGTTATGTCCTAGGGTCAAGCGATGACGAATTTCAACTCGAGCCCCGAGCGACACGGAGGATCAGGTTCTCTTAAACGTCGTTACCATCGGCATTGCCGTTTATTTGCACAGGTGTACCACAGACGTGTGAAGATTTTTAGTAATTCTCGGCACGAAAACTTACATTACAGATATtatgtaattgtaattacaattatattcaaGGCCGTTTTCTTTATCTCTGTGCGCATTATACGTGTTGTAAGAAAATAATCGAGAACAGTAACGAGAGCAATTCATCTCTTGTATTCGGATTTTTGATATCGTTGTTCATCGATTGACAGATAAATCAAACGCCTGCAGCCGCGATTAATGCTGCTTCGTTATCATTGATTCGTACGATTTTTCGAGCGTTGCTACAAAATTGAATATCGACAGCAACCGCGGTTCTGTTGCTGCTGATGCAGCAGGACAACGGGATAGTATGTATTTATAGAAATTCCGTCATTCGGTGTGCGTTATAGCCTGAGGGGCGTTTGGTTAGACGGTGAGAACTGCGCGGCGCAACGCTCGCACACTTATAAGCCGTATAAGCGTATACCTATGCGTAGGCAAATACAGGAGGAGAtacgtatttctttttatctgtTTTTCTCGAGCATATATTTTAACAGGCGTCTTCTTTTCCAACTTCATACGTAAACTCAGCTTATATGATTGTATTTGTAAGCGTTGTTATACGCATAGACATCGTGTGGGTGAAGaggtatgtgtacatatataacaAGCACAAAACCCAcaagattgtattatattatagtttataCGCTTCGATGACGTTCTGCACGATACGGCCTGAGTGTAGACGCATCTGAAAGAGGCAGACGCTTACACGTTGTTAATTAACGATGTGTACGAAGTACAGTCGAAGCAGAAAAGTGTCAGCGCAATTCTTATACTTGAAcattaatatttaaattaaaaatccgaACATTTGTTATCTTCCAACGGTTGGAGTCGAGCAACGTTGTTCTTCATATTCTTCAAACTCTGGTCTTACAATTCCCAATTTTTCACCCAACTGGTATGCCTGTTCGATTTGCTATATCGTACAGTAGAAATACAGTCAGCTCATAATTTGTtcctgtataaatatataatcgTGAAGTATGTGACGATGCAGAAATGATGTTAAAACGATGGTTATTATTCGATTGTTTCAGGTTCACGCTAAACACGAGGAAAAATCCGAGAGCAAATCTGTCTACAGGGAATACAACCGGGAGTTCTTGCTGCCCAAAGGCACCAATCCGGAAAGCATCAAGTCATCGCTGAGCAAAGATGGTGTTCTAACAGTCGAAGCACCTCTGCCCTTAGGATCAGGAGAAACACTCATCCCGATTGcgcataaataaatatccatatatttatttacgtatattattttatttaacgaTTATATAAATCcacttcctcctcttcctcctcttcctcctcctccctctCCTCTTCATTATCCTATCCTGACACGCTGCGTCGCAGTAGCGTTCCTGTCAACCTTTCCTGATATATGCCTATAAATTTCCTTTTTCACCCCACCTGCTGACTACCGGCGAtattataaaactttttttcacacttaGTATAATGTCAATCCGGTGTaacgattaaaatttatttcggcgtattcgatatttatttacataacgTTTCGGTTTGTTGCACGGTGAAATATTGATACATTGTAATATCGTGCTTCAaagaaagaagatgaaaaaggtaaaagaaaaacgtagGTTTCGGAaagacgaaaaattaaattaaatttttcgcacaaaaagaagaagagggaaaATTAAACAGAAAGCCGAATGACtcaaaaaagtatttattgtttcaagttttcatagatcgttaaaaattgaatatttgtttaaataaaagaataaaaataaaaagatattactttttttttccccctttatttgtaatattatatatgtacatgtttGGAAGTGAATcgcataaatgttatcgaaattttttcctcccgCAGAGGTGAATTTAAACTCGTTGATAATTTTCGACAAGACTATATACACAAGATTAACTGCAAacaagagaataaaaaaatttggatataattgaatgaaatcgTTGCGTTATTATTGACCCTGTGCTTGAAATggtagaaataaataaaaaataataacaataatagtaataatttgatattaaGCGTCACGCTATGTGCAATTAAATATTACAGGATTGCTTTTGAATATCTGTTCAACTGTATTATACTCCTATGCATATGTCTAATAGAAACGAAGTATAGCTAATTGTCGATGAGCAGAGCCAGAGGGAATCGCAAATATTTAGTTTCAAGTATAGTACGTGGTACATTCTCGATGCATAATCGCGTCTcataaaaaaacaagattCGGAATATCGTCGGGTTTTTCGGTATGGATAATTTGCGATACATATAACATTATAGATGAGAAATTGTCTGCATACACTCACAGGACGACAACTGAACGGCGATACTCGAACAGAAAGTTCCGACGCATAATTAATTATCTGTGTGATTAATTATCGTGACCAGAGGAAACTATAATAACAACTGCAACATAACGATTGGCAATCCTCTTTATATACGTGTTGACGagttgaaagaattttatttatgaaagtgtaatttatatattcacacaCAACCACACACGTGTTATATAGTGTAGGTGTAACTCAAAAGACTAATAAACGagaaaatgtaagaaaaaaaaaacaacagtgCCTAGtaaatgtatatctatatgtaaACAGATTACACGATTAcatcattattaatattatttatgaatattttaatactttcaaaatggtatatatatatatatatatatatatgttatacgaagaataaaattaaagttcAAACGAAACAACTGtaaatcttattttttttctagtcgTGTACACGTATATTAACATCAGTTATTACCTAGTTTTTACGATTAATCGTTATCTGTTTCTGCTTCGGCGAAATATGCaagagaagaaagaagttATTTGTGGAATGTCATGTTACCGATTAGAGTTTTCGGTCGTATCGCCGATTAGTGCTTCTACCGAACATCGTTATATGCGTATAATACATGTCTATGTATATGCATGCTTCTTCCATTTGTTTCCACAAAATACGCTAAACGCTGTACAATTACGATATTAATTACTGATTGTCAATTGGTGTTTAAGATAAAACGACGGTGATCGAtaatttattatgttttttcgttttctgtcCTTATTTTCAAGGCGAAGAATAAAATCGTCACGGCATATtcagaatttaattttcatcggtCATAGTACTTACATTTATATACGCCACAATAGCATCATGAAATATCGGTGTAACGTGCGCGATATCGTTGTTATACCAATATTCTATACGCGTGTTGATCCCTACGATAAAAGTCAGGCCGTTTTATATCACAGATTTTCACTTTATTGACAAAATAGTGATTCGTTTTATGTACAGAATAATAGTGACGCATGTATAGATTCagattatttatacatatatataatatatatataggtacacatatattaataaaaatattcatgtacAGTAATTCATCTTACACTATATCTCATTTCGACTATCTTCCTCtttagaatttcaattttaaaataatatattatattcgaTTCGTCTTTAGTCTCCGTTCTTGTTTTTCCATTGTGTGATTACAACGACTTCAGACGttattaatatcaaatttgtggtaaatatacatattggAGATTAATTCTAGTCTTAGTATTGAGTATGAAAAGAATAATGGAGAATAGTGTTATGGGGGTTTACCGTGAATTGTTTCGAATGCCTGCTACAAACCTACCCTGGCTAACTATACCCGACTGCGTGTAAATATCGTATACGTGACTATATATGGATATTGTATGTGAGTAATATAATTCAGTCACACAGCCGAAGCTTTGTAGTCGTAAAAACGATATCCATttaattctttattttcaatggtTTTCTTTTCCCGTTTCATTCTTATTATCTACTGAGTTTTGGTATAGCATACTGAATAGATATCAccgaattgaattgaaaaaaaaattaaataaatcaataaaatagaataactTCATTGCAAACTATCGATCTAATTAAAATTGACTGCAAGGTCAGAAAAATAACATTGTACCCATACTGATGGATTATTGTACCAGATTTTACATTACTAAGTTATGACCTGCTTGTTGTAAGTAGTTGAcgtaaagaaacaaaacttttcaatgCACATCTGTCactatgtacatacatgcgaAAATTGATCTTGTTCAATATTCAATGTAAtaaacaattattaatatttacttTAGATGGGATGCGGTGAGTGAGAGATAAGAAAATCCTCTCTAAACACAGAATGAAAATACCCTGATGAATACTAAGTGAACTGAGCCTCGCAAAGAACTTTATCTATCATTTTATAAGTTCTGCAATGTTTATCAGAAGTCTGATACACTTCGCAAACTTGGTTCCTAACCTTTGGTAACGAGTAGTTTAAAAATCAGCTGCGACTAGACTAACGTGACAGTTATGCAGAATACTAATGCAGGATTCTGGGGAAAGTTTCCTGTCGTTGAATACAACCCTAACGTTGGTACGAATTAGAAAATGGGTCATGAAAAGGTACAAACCTGGACAAAGTGCCTTTGATCATGTcgaaattggtaaaaatgcTAATTGCTCATCGTTATTAAAAATACTTAAAAATCTAACTTTTGACCAATCTACCAACTACAACATACGAAAGTCGTCTCTTTGCACTGAATATTGTCTAATTTAGAGTGACGAAgcatttctctcttttctttagcttttttccttctttttcgaCACTTTTATAACAAGTGCGTGTTGCATGTGCACTTAACTTCGAAGTAACGCTTAATCTAACTGCTCGGAACTTGCGCTGAGAACAAAGCTTCGTCATTGGCATTAAAGACAACAGGTTTACCTTCTCGCGCTATTCTGAGCGCTTGTAAAATAGAAACAGTGTCCAATTCCTTTTGGTTTGGTCTTTCATTATCCAAGCAAATTTCAGCTGCTCTTTTGCCAAACGGCTGTAATACTTTGACTCTGTAATCAACAATAGTCGAAACCGGATTCCCTGTAAGCATCAAATTCTCCAAACAGGGCAAACACCCGACGTATTTTATCTCCTCAATGTCCTCGATGTGGTTGCAACTAATGTCCAATCCCTCTAATGAATACAATTTTGCGAAGGCGGACAAGGAGCTCAATTTGTTCTGCGACAGGTCAATATAAACAATGTTCCCCAACTTGGTATGCAGATTGTCAGGTAACGACGTAAAATTGTTGGATGCTAAGTGAAGCTCAGACAATCTTGGGAGCAGGGTAACATTCGATATTTCGGACAACGCATTGTTGTTTAAAGTCAGAGATTCGATGTGGGGCAGAAGTCTGATCGCTTCGTCGATAGTCTCGATTCTATTTCTGCTTAAATCCAACTGCGTGACTTTTAACCAAAGGTGAGAATCGTTCGCATTAGCAATGTGCCTGTGAACCTCTTCGCACATCGCAAGTTCGACGATGTTCTTCAACGAGGTATTGTGGACTTTTAAAACCTTCACAGTGTCTCGTAGATTTCCCATGTTGTAAATCCTGTTCACAGAATACCCATCGATCGTGAGATTCTCGACGCTCCTAAACGTAGAAAATTCCACTGGAAGAGTACACGGCACAATGTTGCTTGTACCGTAAGGAGCGCTGCTCCCTTCAACCACGAGGCTTCTTAAGTGCGAATTGAAGTCCAAGACATGGCTAAAGTCGAACTTTCGATCGACAACTTCGAGGGGAGAACGAGGCTGCTTCAGTCTTTTGCTGATGGCGTAGAGCTGCAATAAAAAATGCGGAATCAGAATGAAAGGAGGTGAGTTCCattaaatgaataacaatGCTCTCATAATTAAGCTGATTGTGCACAAATTCTAATAATTTCAAGATTGCTCCATATTTTGGCTCGCGAGTAGCAGAATCAAGAGAGAAATTACAATACCTGGACTAGATCAAAGGTGTGAAACTGTGAATTTTCAAGGATGGTAACACCTTCGTTGAAGAATCGAAGCGCCATGTTCTGCAGTAGAAAAAATATGTCGTAAACGTGAAATTCAAGGAACAAAGCGAGCTCCCTCGGCATAGCTTTTTTCAGGTAGGTGTAGACCGAGTTGAGATAGGTCTCGAGGGCGATTCTCCGCTTCTCTATAAACCCTTCGCTCTTGTTGCCGATCAACTTTTTCGGGGGCAGAATATCCTTCTCGACGCAGTGCTCGGCCACGAGGGTCTCGTGGAGTTCGGCGAAATCGTTGTATCTGTGCCTCAGAGTCCATTTGATCGACGACACCATAACTTCAATCTCGTAGTAGGTCACGTTCTCGATCGTCTCCGAGGACGGTATTTTTATGCGAACATTGTCCTGATTGAGTAGTACACATGCCATTTTCGATCACAGCCGCGTTCCGATTTCCCGGGTAACAGAAGAAACCTCGTCAACGAGTTTGTAAGTCACGCGAAGGTTAGGCGTGCCTGTTAAACAAAGTGACACAAACAATCCCTCCGAGCTTGTTGGAAGAACGGTGAGCGTAGAGAAGGGAATGAAGCCAGTTTCTATCGCACGACGACGAGCAGCAACAGTAGCAATATCTTTTTCGCGAACAAACAAAACCTCGTTGCACCGTgcattttcttctcttttttttttatctaccgCGAAGTAGAAGCGTCATCGCTTTTTATTACTCGAATCGCACATCTTCACGCTTGAGAAAATCAGTCAACTGTTGCAATTTTAAACTGTTATCTACAAACGTCAGACATCTCGTTCCGTGCTTTGTCAAAATTGACAGCTCCCAACGAACGGCACAAGACGTCGCCTGGTATATCTTTTTCCCCCTCGTTTTTATATCTCAAGCGAGACGAAGTTAGTCAAGAAACCGCAGAGCAAACAGGATAACGATACTGAACGAAAACTGTTTTATTCTTCGACGCTAGATAACGCCACCGTCTGTTTTCACTTCGCTTTTACATTTTGACGTGCAGGTGGCACTAGTTGCGAGATGTTCGCGAATTTTCGGCATCCTGTTCCGCTTCGAACTTCACGTCGCGCGGCACTTGTTGCGTTGGTTTTCAGTGCTGATAAACGCTGAAGAAGGTGCTAAAACTCTTTACGATCAATGAGGGATTAGCTGTGAATGGAAAACTTCCTTCATAGCCTGTGATGAAATTACAGAACATCCACGTCTCCTTGCCACACGGAATCGACAAGTTCAAAGTACAAATTGGTAAGAATTTCTAAATACATTAGGAATCTGGATGTCGCATCAAAGTCGTGCTCCTCGAAGCGAGTATATTACTAGATCAATCGGACACGATGGCTAATTCGAGTATCGTTGTTCGTGCGATGATTTAATAAATTAGTCCTCATGACTCATATTCCATGCGGGGAAAAATTACGATGCAATGTTAACAAACCGATATCGGTATGCAAAAGCGTTACGAACAACTGAAAATCGTCGCTGTGACGTAGAGAATCGAACGCCTGAACGTAGCTGAATAAGATACGAGTCGGTAAGCGTTCATTTGTTTCCCAGCGAAAAATCGAAGGAGGCGACGCCTGCCATTACATACTCGGCGTAAGAATCAGTAAATAAGTTGAGAAATAGTGTAATAACGACAGCTGCGCGGCGTGATCGTAAACGAAGCCCTTCGACAACCGTCCTGTGACGCACGCTGCAGTGTAATATTGTCGGATATGGATTAGGAGCCCGGCTTACAGGCGAGTCCTCTGTTCATTCCGTGATCCCTCGCCCTCCTCGCCTCTTCTTTCCCCGCCAACCTGTTGCTGGATGCTGGGGCAGGAACTGGAGGCATGATGGCGGGCGATCTACCTGCCGAGCCGCTGACCACCGCcgcttctcttctcttctcttctctctctcccccctcCGACGAACCTGTTGCCTATTCTCGCATCCAGTATCGCCGCGGCAGCAGCAGCCATGCTACACCGATAGCTGCAGGTGTTTTTCGAGGATAATTTATCCCGTGCAAGGTTGAACGCGCCGAGTAGTTTATCTCAGTTTTCCGGTCTCAAACGCCGTTTCGGCGTCTTCGGCTTACGAGGAGCGGCGCGTCGGTTTTTCCTCGCTCTGCAACAACCACCGTCTAGGTTATCTCATTTATTCTCGTTATAAAGCGGAAGGAGTACGCGTATTCGATTGTTTTCACCTATCCCcccttatttcttttctttccacaTCCTTTCTCGTTATCCTCTTTGTTCCCGTAAATCTATACGCGGTGTGTTAAAGCCGTTGAACGTCTAGTGGTTTTGTTCAGTGTTTCATAGTTCGTCTTACGTATCATACCAGAAGAAACTCGACGATAATCGTCCTGGATACGCCGATGTATAtggttatttatattcaacgtGTGATGATGATGTTTGTGTTTCGATTACGGTGATGATGTGGTTCAATGTTTGTTTATATTGAGAGTGATTCGAACAGTGTGCCGGGCGTGTCGTGTTGACCAAACTCCTCTCGCTTGGCTATCTTCGTTGGTAAGACGCCGCTTCGCTTCTATCTATTTATGGTGAGTTAGAACATACCTACTACATGTCACTGGCTGGTGTACGTTTTTCGTTGTTATTCTTGACTTCCGGTTTCTAATGACATACAATTACTGCCTCGAAATCCGGTTTTTGTTCCCCTTACACGTACCTGTACCTACTGCAACACTTGGTTTCTTTTTCGAATCGACGTAAAAATTGAGCTTTCATCAATGATCCGACGAGAGAAGGAGATAAAAAACGAATgcgaggttttttttcttcaacctgTAGAGTCGATTCGTCCAAAATTTGAAGCAGTAAGAGTTCGATTGCTGTACAAAACAAAAGGCTGTACTACTTTATCGCATGATGGATAATATTGTACCGCGTGTCTTTGGGTATATTTAAATATGTTCGATGATAGGGTTTCGTTGGGTTCGAGTTGTCGGAGAGGTTGAAAAAGTCCGGCAACGCAAAGCGACAAAGCTTATAAACTCCCGGCGACGGCGAGGCTCGTCGACTGACGTTGACTGACTCATTCTCATTCTCATTCGCTTTCTCATTCTTATTCTCTTTCTCGTTCTCCGATCAGCAACACACATGGCGAGTACGTGGGCGTTATCCTTCTCGCCTCTCGTTCGCCCGCATTCCCCCGCGTacttgttaaaaataaacatagtAAAGAGGTTTATACTCAGTCCGATAATCGAGGCTTCGAAACGTCACGCGGGAAGAAAATCTACTCTCGAGTTTTAAAAGAATTGGGAATTTTTCGGGAAGAAAGAATATACTGAATGAAATAAGATCGTGAAGTTAGTCAGAAGAGAATCATCTTTTTAGGGTAGCtgagaaacaattttaaatctgtgaattttaattgaaaaagccaacttgattgtttattacaattttagaCGATTTCTAGTGAATAGATTCAAATATAATCGAAATAAATCTTGATTTACTGATATTGTACAAACTATACGATATgactattgaaaaaaaaaattaaaccttATAACGCGATCGAGTTTTCCCAAGTTTAATGAAGAGATATTTCTTTACACTAAAATTCAACTAAATCGAGTCTTCAATTTTCGTTATCATATCGTTGaggtaataaattatttttcttcaactgaAATGTACACCACCTAAttgatgtataaatttttaaatcgcaTTCTGGACGCCGGAGTTTGTATAGAGAAAATTTCATCCGAATTTTTTACTGCACTTTTTGAATGATCATGAATTTCGTAACGCGATGCGTGACTGTGTGAAAAATCGTTGTTTCGCGATTCTAGGATTGCATATCCAAATCGGTAAatctcaataataaaatagcTATACCTAAAAATGCGTATATTACCGATTAAATTCTCGCCAAATCATCAAACACTAGGACAACGGTGATTTCTTCTCTCGGATTTTCCGTAACATCAATGTGACACCGACTTTGAAATCGGCTCTCCTTACGCTCAAATCCTCCGCATTCCACGTTGCAGGTTGTCGGAGGGACGCGCACCCATAACAATTTGAATGGAACGGACCGAGTAGAGAGTATCGTACCCACTCGATCCCGGGGATGAGAGCGGAAGATGCAACGCTGTAAGAAGGCTGAGGTGAGTGTCCGCCCTCTTTGGAATGTTGTGTGTAGGCTCGtcgtgagagagagagagagagagagagagagtgagagagagtgagagagaaagagagagagaaagagagagagagagaggaacgACGGGAACGAGAAAACGAATGGATAAGAAAAACCACGATCCTcgtacgtatgcatgtatggGCCGTGTTATCTCTTCTCTTTGAATTGAACGTTATGCGTGGGCTGCTTCTCAGCAACCTACTGGCCTTCATACAAATACTTTTTAGGCACCCACGCCGTCAAGTTGGTTAACTTGTAACATCAAATAATTGTGAGAAAAGTTTTCGGTAAGACAATCGTTGCCAAATTTGGACACTGCAGTGTACTTAAATGTAACCGTGGACTTTTAGGGGAAAACGAAATTTGTAATCAAAGTTCAGCAAGCCTTGCAATAAAGGAAGGTCCTCTCTCCGAAGGTTATACTCGGAGTCGGAAATCAgtataacgtaacgtaacgaaacatcaggaaaaaatcgttatcgcgcaattttagaatgattttcaacgaattgtttttgaaaaatatgagtatATATTATTTGTCATGGTTCACGAAATTTTAGATGTTCCCGAAGGTGGGaagtaaacatttttcatgaaCTCGCATAGTTACAGTAACTTTAGTAATTTTATCCTCATCTCCGAAGTTGCCAAATAGTCGTTTATGCATCGTGTGTCTAATGGT is a genomic window containing:
- the LOC107227267 gene encoding nischarin, translated to MACVLLNQDNVRIKIPSSETIENVTYYEIEVMVSSIKWTLRHRYNDFAELHETLVAEHCVEKDILPPKKLIGNKSEGFIEKRRIALETYLNSVYTYLKKAMPRELALFLEFHVYDIFFLLQNMALRFFNEGVTILENSQFHTFDLVQLYAISKRLKQPRSPLEVVDRKFDFSHVLDFNSHLRSLVVEGSSAPYGTSNIVPCTLPVEFSTFRSVENLTIDGYSVNRIYNMGNLRDTVKVLKVHNTSLKNIVELAMCEEVHRHIANANDSHLWLKVTQLDLSRNRIETIDEAIRLLPHIESLTLNNNALSEISNVTLLPRLSELHLASNNFTSLPDNLHTKLGNIVYIDLSQNKLSSLSAFAKLYSLEGLDISCNHIEDIEEIKYVGCLPCLENLMLTGNPVSTIVDYRVKVLQPFGKRAAEICLDNERPNQKELDTVSILQALRIAREGKPVVFNANDEALFSAQVPSS